The genome window GTTTCCCAAAATCAGGGCCAGGATTAATTCCAAGGGCTATCGCTTTTTCCTTTATAAACTTAGGTCTTCTTTTCTCATATATACTATATGCAAAGTTTAAAACCGTGTGGTTCATCTTAGAACAGCTTATTCTATAATTTTCTGCCTCAATTATAATTCCATCCTCAATTTCATGCATATAAATTTCGAAGGTGAGTGAAAAATATCCAAAATTTCTTATAATATTTACCATCTCAACAAGGCCCTTAGGACCAAATATATGCAGCGGATTTTTTCTTCCCCTAAAAGCCATTGATTGAATTATTCCTGGAAGTCCAAGAATGTGATCTCCATGAAAATGAGTTATAAATATATTGTTTATTTTCATAGGACTTATTTTAGCCTTTGACATCTGAAGCTGTGTGCCTTCACCGCAATCAAATAAAAAAATCTCTCCAAATGCCTTTAATGCTATTGAAGAGTGATTCCTGTGACTGGTAGGGATTGCAGATGATGTTCCTAAAAATACAAGCTCCATAATATTTCACCTTAGATATAACTTATAAAATTAACTATAATCGATTATTTCTGAGTTATTTATTTATATCTTTTACTTTATATAGCTAAACAGGGATTTAATATGAGAGATATTCTAAAGCAAATGGTTTATGAGGATATAGGTTTTGAGGATATTACCTCCAATGCCTTGATTCCTAAAGACCTGGAAACAAAGGGAATAATAATAACTAAAGAAGATGGAATTATTTCAGGAATTGATGCTGTATCTGATTTATTTAATGAATTTAAAATTAGATCATCCGTTAAAAAACATGACGGAAATAGTGTAAAAGTAAACGATATTATTATGGAAATTAAAGGAAATGCACGTACAGTTTTAAGTTTAGAACGTACTGCATTGAATTTCCTCATGAGAATGAGCGGCATTGCAACTTTAACGTTTAATACCCTTCAAAAAATAAGGGAAGTGAATGAAAATATTATACTGGCAGGTACACGTAAAACAACACCAGGACTACAAATTTTTGAAAAAAATGCAGTTAAAGTAGGTGGTGGAGATACTCACAGGTTCAGATTAGATGATTCTGTCCTCATTAAGGATAATCATATTGCCATTGTTGGCAGTATTGAAGATGCTGTAATTATGGCCAAAAAGAATGTGAGTTTCACCAAAAAAATTGAAATAGAAGTGGAAGACGAAAAAGGTGCCATAGAAGCTGCAGAAGCAGGGGCAGATATTATAATGCTGGATAATATGAACCCTCAAGAGATTGATAAAATCATTTCAACACTCGAATCAATGAATTTAAGAAATGACATTTTAATGGAAGTTTCAGGTGGAATAAAGCCTGAAAATATTGTTGAATATGCAAAAACAAATGCAGATATCATTTCGGCAGGATATATAACTCATTCTTCAAAGTCTCTGGATTTGAGTTTAGAGATACTTTAGGCATGTAATACATTGACCAAGCATCCATATACGGCGTTTCATAATATTCAAATCATAAGTATAATCGATATTTTCAGTTATCATAATTTGAACTAATGGTGCTTTAATTTTATGTAGAATTTTTACAAGTTAATATATAATTGCGACTGGAAATAATTTACATCATGTGTAAAATAATTAAAGAAGTGGCCCTTATTTATGCATAAATTTATATGCATTGATGCTTAAAATGAAACTAGATACAAAATAGTTATAGATGTAAAATTTAGTTTTACACAATTTTTAAATTTACAAGGAGGAATTCAATGTCAGATGAAGAAATTCAAAAAACTGAAGAAAACATAGAAGAAGGACAAGAAGAAGGACAAGAAGAAGAAGCTGAAGATTTACCATTTGCAAAAGCAGAAGTCGTAAGATTAATGAAACAGCATTTAGACAGCGACAAAATGATAAGAGAACGTGTCAAAGTTGAAATGAACAAGTTTTTAGGAGACGTCCTTGAAAAAGTCTGCAAACAGCTCAATGAATATCCTTACACAACAATAGAATACGAAATGCTGAAAGAATCAATATATCCTTACAAAAATGTAGAAAGAATTAATGAAGAAAAAGAAAGGATATTAAAACATTTAGATGCTATTAAAGCAGACTGTGACGCTTTAAGTTTAGATGTCCGAAGGACATTAAAATTAAAAGACGTTGAAGACACAGTATACTAATCTCTCGAAAACCGTAGGTTTTCGGCGCCTGCAAAATTAAAAATTTTGCAAGCTCTCAAAATTCATAGAATTTTGGAGCGACAAACACAAAGTGTTTGTCAGCTCTCAAAATTTATTTGAGAGCCGAAAAGAAGATGCTCATATCGAGTAAACTTCTAAAACACTTCTTTTTTCATTTAAACTATTAAATCATCCGAAAAATTAAAAATTTATATTCATTTAGGGCATAATTCTTTTCTTAATTCGGTTATATCACGAACGGTTTCAATAGAACCAACAAGATTTCCCTCACGATCATAGAGTGGAGACGCTTTTACAGATACATAAGCCCCTTTTCCGCCAAAGAGATTACTTACAAATACTTCAGCAAATAAAGTTTTTCCTTCCCTTTTCACATAAGCGTATTTATCTTCCATCTCTTTTTCACTTAAAAAAATCAGATCAACTAAAATAGGCCTTTTTTCGCCATAAAAAGGCATAGAATAAGCATATTCGCCCTTACCTAAAATATCCTCTTTGAGAGTACCAGTCATTTCTTCAATAGCTTTATTCCACGCAATTACCCTTTTATTTTCATCTATTACAAATGTAGCATCCGGCAAAAATTCAATTATATCAAGAAGTTTCTGGCGTTCAATTTGCATTTCTTCCTCTGCCTTTCTCTGCTTTGTTATATCAATTGTTAAAGTTACATACACATCTTCTTTTGGCGAAAATGCCGAAACAGAGAAATATTTATCTAATGGAATGAAATGAACATCGTATTTCACGCCCCTTCCAGTGGATACTGCTTCATTAGCCTTTTTAAGATCTGTAGATACTGCTTCATAACCATAAAGATCTTTAATGCTTTTTCCAATTAAACCCTTCTTTAAGGATTTTTTCTGCCGGTAAGCAGCGATATTAGCGTAAGTTATAACTAAATCCACTACTTTTCCAGATTCATCACGTAATACTGCGTATACAGTCACTCCTTCCTGCATATACTCAAAAAACTGATAATCTAGACCTGGCAGCGGGCCATATTCTTCAGATTCAATTTTACCTTCCTCATTACTATTTAAGTTAGGTTTCCGTTTCATTTAGAATATACTCCCATTATGTACCTTTTAAGATAATTCTAACTTTTTTAAACTTCATAAACATTAAATACATATATTTCTTATGTTATTCCATGCATATAATACATACCATCTAATTAGACATACTGCAGATTCCAAATTAAAACAACTTTTTAAATTATTTAATTAATCTCGCAAAGCTATTTAAACAGCACCAGCATTACTCGTTTTCAAATACTGTAAAACCTGTTTTCAGGTTCTTTATCTCTTCCAGAGTCAATTTTCTTTTGAGTGCATCTTCATGAATTATAATACTGTGGCCAAAAGGATCTTCAACTATCACTGTGACAGTATCTTCCCCATTTTTAACTCGTTCAAGCTCTTTTAAGATATTAGAAGCATTTTCCTTAGATTGTTCATCTTCAACAAGATTCATAGCAGTAATAACGGCATCATGAAATCTAGTTAGCACACCCTCCACATTTGAGACATAACCCTGTGATCTTGGACCGGGTTCTACTTTTAAGCCAAGTTCAGGTATGCTGATTGTAGCTGATTGAGATCTGATAACCCTCGCATTCAAATTGGATTTATCCACCTTTAATTCATATCTCACTGGTTCTTTTTGCTCAAGACACATTATATCCGAATGTTTGTATCCGCAATCATGGCATTTAGCTGTTGATTCCATTATTTCCCCAAAATAGGGGATATTTTCTGTTTTTGTTATGACTATCATTGAATTTTTACATTCACAGACCGGACAATCAATTTTCATCTCATTCAAAATTATTTCTCTCCTTATCACTTAATTAATAAAAAATAGTTAAAAATATCAAAAATAGTATTAAACAATATTTAATTAAATATTTTATTGTTCTTTAATCAAATATCCCTTTTCATCTAATTCTTTTATCATTTTATTCAGGCTCTCTTCATCAGGGGCACATAATTTATGGCTGTGAATATTGTCTGAAAGATCATAAATATTTTCTAAATCATCTTTACGCTTTTTATTCCTTTCTAATGATGCAAAAAAGCGTTGTGCTTCTTTTGGATCATAAACATTGATTTTCCTGCGCAGCGGCTCTGTAAAACCATGTATAAAATAGGATATATCTTCCATCCTGCCACCATACTTTAGCACAGTATTAGTTTCATCTTCTATACTATCCACACCATGTTTTAATTTCAGAGTTTTACAGATTTGTCTTATGTGTGTGAGCATTACCTTAACTGTAGTCTCAATTTCATCATTGTAAATAACTGGAACTCCATGTTCATTGGCTTGTTCAGCCAGATAATCATTAATTATCCTGTTTTCTTTGAAATATTCCAGATGTTTGCCGCCACGTTTTATTTTCATGGCTCGCTTAACGAATCGTTCCTTATGAATCTCTTCATCAGCATTAAGTACAAAAAAATGAATATCTGCATCGTCCTGGAATTGGTCGATGTTAACAAAACCAGGTACAAGGTGCACGCCTTCAATTACAACATCATCAAAATCATCTACAGCCCTTTTTATAACTTTTTCAATAGCAGGGATAACAAATGAAGCATGTTCTTGAAACCCAGCATTTATTAAAGCAGCATTAGTTTTATACCTTTCCTTGTCTCGTATTGTTATATATGCATCGAAAGATGATTTGTGAAGCGCCGGGGCAAATTCAGGCCCAATTACTCCCCTAACTATTTCTCTTATAAAATCCGACTCGATTAAGTGCTTTATTCCCAATATCTTAGCTAACTCTGATGCTATAGTCGATTTTCCAATTCCAGAAGCACTTCCTATCAAAATAACATAGGGTTTTCTCAACCGATCATCTCCAAATCAATATAAAAAAACACAAAGAGTTTAGGATAAATATGTTAATATTATTATATTAAATATTATTATCCAATGTTGTTAAATACTTTAACGCACACCAAATATCAGCATTTAGGTAAGAAGATCGATTACACGTTCTGCACTTCTTCTCATTTCAATCCTGATTAAACCCAGATTTATGTCGATATCGGTAATAACAACCAGAATTCCTTCACCAGCATCTATCATCAAAGTTTTACCTAACTGTCCCTCAATCATAACCTGTTGTAAAGGTTCATGTTTCATCTCTTCAGCAGATCTTTCGGCTGTACCAAAAACTGCTGATGACATAGCTGCCACGAGTTCTGAATCTATATCTCCAGGAACCTCGCTTTCAATAATTAGTCCGTCTTTTCCTACTACTAAAGATCCATTTACTCCATTGATCCTGCCTAAGTCCTTAAGTACTCTTCCTATCATACTATGCCTCCAACTAAAGATAATTGGGGCCTTCGAACACATAGCCCTCGAAAACTCTGTTTTCGGGGCGTCAAAATTATAAATTTTGACAGTTTCGGGCCTTCGAAAATCTTTGATTTTCGAAAGGTTCAGAAAACCGAAGCTTGCAAAAATTAAAAATTTTTGCGCTCCAAACACGAAGTGTTTGAGAGGTTTTCTTCAACCTCCAAAATTGAAAATTTTGGGGTTCCAAAATCCTTATGATTTTGAGAACCTCCAAAAAATCCTTTGCATTTTTTGTGGTTTTAGAAAAATGCAAATATTTTTCCCCAACCTCCAAAATCTTTGATTTTGGGGTCCTCAAACGCGAAGCGTTTGGGACATCAGAAATCTTGATTTCCAAATGTTCGAAAAATCGCAGATTTTTCCTCAACCTCCACAATAGATTGAATATAGATACATAAATTATATATCTTAAAGTATATAACTTGGTTTAATATTTATTAAATAAATAGATAATGTAAACTCACACTTATTCCAACTAAATGATAATGGAGTGATTATTTGTATGACATAACTTCTGTAGAAGAATTTAAAAAGCTTAACCCTTTTATAATAGTCGGATGCGGCGGGGGTGGTGAAAAATTCGCCAATTTCGAAGGAGTAAAATCTGTTGGCTTTGTTGATGATAGTATTAAAAAACAGGGAATGCAATTTTGCGACAATGTAATATCTTCAAGTTTAACTGAACTCATTGGAAAAACAGACGCCAAAAGCATTGCAATTATGCTTCCAATCGGCGCTGAAGGGGCTGCGCTTAAATACGCTGTTCAAGCTATAGATAACGGACTAAATGTTATAACTTCATTCAGGTCATTATCACTTTCAGAGAACGCATCTCTTTTAAAATTTGCCAAATCAAAAGGTGTAGTCATAAAAGAAATTAGTTCCCGCTTAGATGTTATTAATAAAATATTTGGAACTGCACCTTCCCAATGTACCGAAGTACTTCCAAAAATTACGTATAAACCTAAAGCACCAGTTGTTTTTGTAGGTGGTACTTCTCAAGAGTGCGGTAAAAGAACAACTACAAGAATTCTTGGAAAAACAGCACAGGAAAAAGGTTTAAATGCAGCTGTAATTTCAACTGATGAAATGGGACTTGAAAGCCCAGCAGATCTTAATTTTAGAGCAGGAAGTCTTTCAGTTATGGACGTTGCTGCAGCAATCATGGGGACTATGAAATATATCGAAGAAGAAAAGAACCCCGATATTATCTTTGTGGAAGGACAATCCAGTTTAACTGAAGATGGAAACCCCCATCCAAGAGGCCTTTCAGCTGCAATACTCATAGGCTCAAGGTCTGATGCTGTTGTAGTCTGCCATAGACCTAATCATCCTTTTAGAGAACCAAGAGGAATAGACTACGAAATAAAAGCAATAGAAGCTGTAGAACCTACTAAAGTTGTTGGCATTTCTCTAAATATGAGGAACGTTAGCGACAAAAAGGATATATTAAAGTATGAGGAAAGATACAAATTGCCAGCAGTAGATATTAAAAATGGTGGGGCATCAAGATTACTGGATGTAATTATTGATTATGTAGGACTAAACTAATCACCAACCTGTAAAACCCACCTGATAAAATCAGTATAGGGGAAATAAAATGAAAGATGTCATGGATTATATAAAGAAAAATTTAGGATTAGAAGAAGAAAGCGAAGATGAAGAAGAAAAAGATACCATAATCGTTCCCGAACATTCTTTTTATGAAATAATCCTAATGAAAGCCCAGGGCATTCCAGATATAGAAGATGCTCTAAAACAGATTACTGAAGAAAAAAATCCAATTATATTGGATATGGGTTTTATAGAAAATAATCCAGAGGAATCTAAGCAGGTTGGGGAAAAATTAAAAGAATTCCGAGATAATATAGGTGGAGAAGCTATATTACTTTGTAAACAAGGCAACGTGGTAATTATAACCCCTCCTGAAATTAAACTTTTAAAAAAATAACCAGCTGAAAAATCTATGATGATAATTCATCAGATCATACATATTCATAACTGTAAAAAGGATATACATAAATTCAATTGAATTTAATATATCTAAAGTTATAATTGTAGGGGAATAAAAATGGAGTTACCAATTACCAGACCGTCTATGATCTCTTATGCAGACCAGCTAAATTTTAATGAACTTTTAGGCAAACTAAAATCAAAAGAATACAATGGATTTATAAGAGTAACTGCCGGTTCTGAGGAAGGACACATTCTTTTTAAAGAGGGCATACAAATTGCAGCGTCATATGATAACGATTCAAAGATAGATGCAATTAAAAAAATCAAATCCGCCACCGACAATAGCAGCACTTTAATTGAAGTTTTTGATCTTAGAGATTCTCAGGTTAATTACCTCATGGATATAAATAAAAAATATCTACTCAATTCTGGTTCTGAAGTTAATGATGTACTGGATGAACTTAAAAAAACAGGGCATGAAGATAAAGAAAAAATTGAAAATATTACACCTGAAAAACCTGAGGTTATTGAAACTCCCATACTTGAAGAAAAACCTGAGGTTATTGAGGCTCCTTTAACTGAAGAAAAGCCAGAAGTAACCGAAGCTACTTTACCTGAAGAAAAACCTGAAATTAGTGAATCTCCGTTACTAGAACAAAATGAATCATTTTTACCTAAAAAACCTGAAATTAATGAGGATATCAAAGTTGAGCCTGAAATTCAAGACAGTAATGAAGAAGTGAAAAATAAGCTCAAATCAATATCAGAAATGAAATCAAACCATGTTGAAGATGTTCGACGAAAAACTCAAATTAAATCAGGAAACACCGATATTTCACCTGCTAGTGCAGATATTGATGGTGAAAAAGCTGATAAAGGTGAAAATGAGGAGATGAAAGCTGCCGAAGTTGTAAATGAATCTATTGATCGAGCAGAACTCATGAAAAAGTATGGTTTAAAAGATGTAGGTGAAGAAGAAGTCGAAAACATTTTAGAATCCTATAAAGGAGGATCTCTAAGCGATGATGATGTTGAAAAAATAGAATTAACGCTTATGAATAAAATTAAAAAATCAATTCTTAGTATTCCAAAAATTAAAGGGACAGAAGTCATGGTATTTTTAGACAATACCAGTGAACTGGCCGGAACCATAAATATAATCACAGAATATGAAAGTAAAGGATTTTTATCAAGGTTCATGGGTGAATCCAAAGACCTGGATAATTTAAAAAAACAAATAATTAATATAACTCAAATAGAGATAAAGAAAAGTTTTAGAGGATATCCAGAAATTGTAAACAATTTTAAAATAAACGTGGAAGTTAGCTAGGAGGTATCGAATGACAAGAGTTATAACCGTCGCCTCAG of Methanobacterium bryantii contains these proteins:
- the rnz gene encoding ribonuclease Z, translated to MELVFLGTSSAIPTSHRNHSSIALKAFGEIFLFDCGEGTQLQMSKAKISPMKINNIFITHFHGDHILGLPGIIQSMAFRGRKNPLHIFGPKGLVEMVNIIRNFGYFSLTFEIYMHEIEDGIIIEAENYRISCSKMNHTVLNFAYSIYEKRRPKFIKEKAIALGINPGPDFGKLQRGIAVKVGDNIIHPEQVLGEERKGRKIVYSGDTTPSDQMLEFAKDADLLVHESTFEGKYGDEAGEMGHSTSVQAAEIAKKANVKRLILTHVSTRYKKSDILETEAREIFENSTVAEDFMQIEVER
- the nadC gene encoding carboxylating nicotinate-nucleotide diphosphorylase gives rise to the protein MRDILKQMVYEDIGFEDITSNALIPKDLETKGIIITKEDGIISGIDAVSDLFNEFKIRSSVKKHDGNSVKVNDIIMEIKGNARTVLSLERTALNFLMRMSGIATLTFNTLQKIREVNENIILAGTRKTTPGLQIFEKNAVKVGGGDTHRFRLDDSVLIKDNHIAIVGSIEDAVIMAKKNVSFTKKIEIEVEDEKGAIEAAEAGADIIMLDNMNPQEIDKIISTLESMNLRNDILMEVSGGIKPENIVEYAKTNADIISAGYITHSSKSLDLSLEIL
- a CDS encoding ubiquitin family protein yields the protein MSDEEIQKTEENIEEGQEEGQEEEAEDLPFAKAEVVRLMKQHLDSDKMIRERVKVEMNKFLGDVLEKVCKQLNEYPYTTIEYEMLKESIYPYKNVERINEEKERILKHLDAIKADCDALSLDVRRTLKLKDVEDTVY
- a CDS encoding PAS domain-containing protein, which encodes MKRKPNLNSNEEGKIESEEYGPLPGLDYQFFEYMQEGVTVYAVLRDESGKVVDLVITYANIAAYRQKKSLKKGLIGKSIKDLYGYEAVSTDLKKANEAVSTGRGVKYDVHFIPLDKYFSVSAFSPKEDVYVTLTIDITKQRKAEEEMQIERQKLLDIIEFLPDATFVIDENKRVIAWNKAIEEMTGTLKEDILGKGEYAYSMPFYGEKRPILVDLIFLSEKEMEDKYAYVKREGKTLFAEVFVSNLFGGKGAYVSVKASPLYDREGNLVGSIETVRDITELRKELCPK
- a CDS encoding ZPR1 zinc finger domain-containing protein: MKIDCPVCECKNSMIVITKTENIPYFGEIMESTAKCHDCGYKHSDIMCLEQKEPVRYELKVDKSNLNARVIRSQSATISIPELGLKVEPGPRSQGYVSNVEGVLTRFHDAVITAMNLVEDEQSKENASNILKELERVKNGEDTVTVIVEDPFGHSIIIHEDALKRKLTLEEIKNLKTGFTVFENE
- a CDS encoding 3H domain-containing protein, which encodes MRKPYVILIGSASGIGKSTIASELAKILGIKHLIESDFIREIVRGVIGPEFAPALHKSSFDAYITIRDKERYKTNAALINAGFQEHASFVIPAIEKVIKRAVDDFDDVVIEGVHLVPGFVNIDQFQDDADIHFFVLNADEEIHKERFVKRAMKIKRGGKHLEYFKENRIINDYLAEQANEHGVPVIYNDEIETTVKVMLTHIRQICKTLKLKHGVDSIEDETNTVLKYGGRMEDISYFIHGFTEPLRRKINVYDPKEAQRFFASLERNKKRKDDLENIYDLSDNIHSHKLCAPDEESLNKMIKELDEKGYLIKEQ
- a CDS encoding roadblock/LC7 domain-containing protein, which gives rise to MIGRVLKDLGRINGVNGSLVVGKDGLIIESEVPGDIDSELVAAMSSAVFGTAERSAEEMKHEPLQQVMIEGQLGKTLMIDAGEGILVVITDIDINLGLIRIEMRRSAERVIDLLT
- a CDS encoding DUF1611 domain-containing protein translates to MYDITSVEEFKKLNPFIIVGCGGGGEKFANFEGVKSVGFVDDSIKKQGMQFCDNVISSSLTELIGKTDAKSIAIMLPIGAEGAALKYAVQAIDNGLNVITSFRSLSLSENASLLKFAKSKGVVIKEISSRLDVINKIFGTAPSQCTEVLPKITYKPKAPVVFVGGTSQECGKRTTTRILGKTAQEKGLNAAVISTDEMGLESPADLNFRAGSLSVMDVAAAIMGTMKYIEEEKNPDIIFVEGQSSLTEDGNPHPRGLSAAILIGSRSDAVVVCHRPNHPFREPRGIDYEIKAIEAVEPTKVVGISLNMRNVSDKKDILKYEERYKLPAVDIKNGGASRLLDVIIDYVGLN
- the sepF gene encoding cell division protein SepF, whose product is MKDVMDYIKKNLGLEEESEDEEEKDTIIVPEHSFYEIILMKAQGIPDIEDALKQITEEKNPIILDMGFIENNPEESKQVGEKLKEFRDNIGGEAILLCKQGNVVIITPPEIKLLKK
- a CDS encoding DUF2226 domain-containing protein, whose amino-acid sequence is MELPITRPSMISYADQLNFNELLGKLKSKEYNGFIRVTAGSEEGHILFKEGIQIAASYDNDSKIDAIKKIKSATDNSSTLIEVFDLRDSQVNYLMDINKKYLLNSGSEVNDVLDELKKTGHEDKEKIENITPEKPEVIETPILEEKPEVIEAPLTEEKPEVTEATLPEEKPEISESPLLEQNESFLPKKPEINEDIKVEPEIQDSNEEVKNKLKSISEMKSNHVEDVRRKTQIKSGNTDISPASADIDGEKADKGENEEMKAAEVVNESIDRAELMKKYGLKDVGEEEVENILESYKGGSLSDDDVEKIELTLMNKIKKSILSIPKIKGTEVMVFLDNTSELAGTINIITEYESKGFLSRFMGESKDLDNLKKQIINITQIEIKKSFRGYPEIVNNFKINVEVS